Proteins co-encoded in one Kribbella solani genomic window:
- a CDS encoding O-methyltransferase, which produces MSSAAADHPSEYWEGTIATGIDPTSWAYAEDYTGADEAVTGARASAAESGIAPIGAGAASALSLLAACAGAKAVVEIGTGTGVSGLALLRGMRADGTLTTVDIDAENQRLARKTFLDAGITSNRFRLIAGSGLDVVTRLTDGHYDLVFCDADRRENTAYLHEALRLLRPGGLVVFAGVLANGRLADPARRDADTMALRDLIRAVREDDDLVSALLPTSDGLLTAAKRLK; this is translated from the coding sequence ATGAGTAGCGCAGCCGCAGATCACCCGTCCGAGTACTGGGAGGGCACCATCGCCACCGGCATCGACCCGACGTCCTGGGCTTACGCCGAGGACTACACCGGTGCGGACGAAGCCGTCACCGGTGCGCGGGCGAGCGCCGCGGAGAGCGGGATCGCCCCGATCGGCGCGGGGGCGGCGTCGGCGCTGAGCCTGCTGGCAGCGTGCGCCGGCGCCAAGGCGGTGGTCGAGATCGGCACCGGGACCGGTGTCTCCGGGCTCGCGCTGCTGCGCGGGATGCGCGCCGACGGCACCCTGACCACGGTCGACATCGACGCCGAGAACCAGCGCCTGGCCCGCAAGACCTTCCTCGACGCCGGCATCACGTCGAACCGCTTCCGCCTGATCGCCGGCTCCGGCCTGGACGTGGTCACCCGCCTCACCGACGGTCACTACGACCTGGTCTTCTGCGACGCGGACCGCCGGGAGAACACCGCGTACCTGCACGAGGCCCTCCGGCTCCTGCGCCCCGGCGGCCTGGTCGTCTTCGCCGGCGTCCTGGCCAACGGCCGCCTCGCCGACCCCGCCCGCCGGGACGCCGACACGATGGCCCTCCGCGACCTGATCCGAGCCGTCCGCGAGGACGACGACCTCGTCTCCGCCCTCCTCCCCACCTCCGACGGCCTGCTAACCGCCGCCAAACGCCTGAAATAG
- a CDS encoding DeoR/GlpR family DNA-binding transcription regulator, which yields MKRYERLNTLLESLAEKGAIDVDELAEQLHVSAATIRRDLDHLGKQQLLTRTRGGAVANAVSYDLPLRYKTARFASEKQRIAQAAATLVRRGMVIGMNGGTTISEVARTLATRPELSAEHGEPAFTLVTNALNIANELIVRPHVKMVLTGGVARPQSYEMIGPLSHRILSDLSLDIAFIGVDGIDETGATAHHEGEANINQLIVSRAAKVVVVADSSKLGQRAFARICELSEIDTLVTDAQADESQLGVFKEAGIDVIRA from the coding sequence GTGAAGCGTTATGAACGGCTCAACACCTTGCTCGAGTCGCTCGCCGAAAAGGGCGCCATCGACGTCGACGAGCTCGCCGAGCAGTTGCACGTGTCCGCGGCCACCATCCGGCGTGACCTGGATCATCTCGGCAAACAGCAGCTCCTCACCCGGACCCGCGGCGGCGCGGTCGCGAACGCGGTGTCGTACGACCTGCCGCTGCGCTACAAAACTGCGCGTTTCGCGTCCGAGAAGCAGCGGATCGCGCAGGCGGCGGCGACGCTGGTCCGGCGCGGGATGGTGATCGGGATGAACGGCGGCACCACCATCTCCGAGGTGGCGCGGACGCTGGCGACCCGCCCGGAGCTGTCCGCCGAGCACGGTGAGCCGGCCTTCACGCTCGTCACCAACGCGCTGAACATCGCCAACGAGCTGATCGTCCGGCCGCACGTGAAGATGGTGCTGACCGGAGGCGTGGCGCGGCCGCAGTCGTACGAGATGATCGGCCCGCTGTCGCACCGGATTCTGTCCGACCTGTCGCTCGACATCGCCTTCATCGGCGTCGACGGGATCGACGAGACCGGCGCCACCGCTCATCACGAGGGCGAGGCGAACATCAACCAGCTGATCGTCAGCCGGGCCGCCAAGGTGGTCGTGGTGGCGGACTCCTCGAAGCTCGGGCAGCGCGCCTTCGCCCGGATCTGTGAGCTGAGCGAGATCGACACGCTCGTCACCGACGCCCAGGCCGACGAGAGCCAGCTCGGCGTCTTCAAGGAAGCCGGCATCGACGTCATCCGCGCCTGA
- a CDS encoding SIS domain-containing protein, with amino-acid sequence MTQTPFVSSEIATQPDLWRQVSAGFAQYGGALPRAGLRVAAVGCGTSWFMAMAYAALREDLGQGETDAFAGSEFPAGRAYDVVVVISRSGTTTEVLDLIRGTDLPTVAITATPGSPIVDLADQTIMLDFADEQSVVQTRFATTTLALLRASLGQDLTQAAADAETALTVDVDELAKLEQVTYVGTRWTVGLAHEAGLKQREAASAWTEAYPAMDYRHGPIAIAQPGRGVWIFGEPPAGLVDDVTATGATIVHHAALDPMASLVVAQRVAVAKALALGLNPDQPRSLSRSVILG; translated from the coding sequence ATGACCCAGACGCCATTCGTGAGCAGTGAGATCGCCACTCAGCCGGACCTGTGGCGCCAGGTTTCGGCGGGTTTCGCGCAGTACGGCGGTGCACTTCCGCGGGCCGGTCTGCGCGTCGCGGCCGTCGGCTGCGGCACGTCCTGGTTCATGGCGATGGCGTACGCCGCGCTCCGTGAGGACCTCGGACAAGGCGAGACGGATGCGTTCGCGGGCTCGGAGTTCCCGGCCGGCCGGGCGTACGACGTGGTGGTCGTGATCAGCCGCTCCGGCACCACCACCGAGGTACTCGACCTGATCCGCGGCACCGACCTGCCGACCGTCGCGATCACCGCGACCCCGGGTTCGCCGATCGTCGACCTGGCCGATCAGACGATCATGCTCGACTTCGCGGACGAGCAGTCGGTCGTACAGACCCGGTTCGCCACCACCACGCTCGCGTTGCTGCGCGCCTCGCTCGGTCAGGACCTGACCCAGGCCGCCGCGGACGCGGAGACCGCGCTGACCGTCGACGTCGACGAGCTGGCCAAGCTCGAGCAGGTCACGTACGTGGGTACGCGCTGGACCGTCGGTCTGGCCCATGAGGCCGGGCTGAAGCAGCGCGAGGCCGCGTCGGCGTGGACCGAGGCATACCCGGCGATGGACTACCGGCACGGCCCGATCGCGATCGCGCAGCCCGGCCGCGGCGTTTGGATCTTCGGCGAGCCGCCGGCCGGCCTGGTCGACGACGTGACCGCGACCGGCGCCACGATCGTGCACCACGCCGCCCTGGACCCGATGGCGTCCCTGGTCGTCGCCCAGCGCGTAGCGGTCGCCAAGGCCCTGGCCCTGGGCCTCAACCCGGACCAGCCCCGCAGCCTGTCGCGCTCCGTCATCCTCGGCTGA
- a CDS encoding IS30 family transposase: MPMRYPYGVRDEFFALVGGGWSVQSAASAVGVSWDTGSLWWRTSGLVEPSLRQNRAGGLPGSVPAAVPGGVAGTRARRPLTSEDRAVIAVLLRQGLSYAGIGEAIGRDKSVIWREVARNRGRDGSYWAPVAHRAAHERRRRPKEFKLAADPGLCARITGWMDTGWSPGLIAAVLRRDHPGDSAQERMARVSHETIYQALYVQTRGQLRQDLHRQLSLRRTARKPRGGDHRQARNPYREAFTISQRPAEATDRAVPGHWEGDLIIGTGNRSAVGTLVERTTRFTILLHLPGQHDADTVAETMITQMRTLPDHLRRSLTWDRGRELAAYRRIQLDLNMPVYFCDPHSPWQRGTNENTNRLLRFWLTKGTDLSTHTAASLDQIATTLNQRPRPTLNLKTPAQALAELLVA; this comes from the coding sequence ATGCCGATGAGGTATCCGTACGGAGTGCGGGATGAGTTTTTCGCGCTGGTGGGTGGTGGGTGGTCGGTGCAGTCAGCGGCGTCGGCGGTCGGCGTGTCGTGGGATACGGGTTCGTTGTGGTGGCGAACATCGGGGCTTGTGGAGCCATCGTTGCGGCAGAACAGAGCTGGTGGGTTGCCGGGCAGCGTGCCAGCAGCAGTCCCGGGTGGGGTCGCGGGGACGCGAGCTCGGCGGCCGTTGACCAGTGAGGACCGGGCGGTGATCGCTGTGCTGTTACGGCAGGGGTTGTCGTATGCCGGGATCGGTGAGGCGATCGGGCGGGACAAGTCGGTGATCTGGCGTGAGGTGGCCCGCAATCGCGGCCGGGACGGGTCCTATTGGGCGCCGGTGGCTCACCGTGCCGCTCATGAGCGGCGGCGCCGGCCCAAGGAGTTCAAGCTGGCCGCCGATCCGGGGCTGTGCGCCCGGATCACCGGCTGGATGGACACCGGCTGGTCCCCGGGCCTGATCGCGGCAGTACTGCGCCGTGATCACCCCGGCGACAGCGCGCAGGAGAGGATGGCTCGTGTGTCGCACGAAACCATCTACCAAGCGCTGTATGTGCAGACCCGCGGCCAGCTGCGACAAGACCTGCACCGGCAGTTGAGCCTGCGCCGCACGGCCCGCAAACCCCGCGGCGGCGACCATCGCCAGGCCCGAAACCCGTACCGGGAAGCGTTCACGATCAGTCAACGCCCCGCCGAGGCCACCGACCGTGCCGTGCCCGGACATTGGGAAGGCGACCTGATCATCGGCACCGGCAACCGCTCCGCGGTCGGCACACTGGTCGAGCGCACCACCCGGTTCACCATCTTGCTGCACCTGCCCGGCCAGCACGACGCCGACACCGTGGCCGAGACCATGATCACCCAGATGCGCACCCTGCCCGACCACCTGCGCCGCTCCCTGACCTGGGACCGCGGACGCGAACTAGCCGCCTACCGGCGCATCCAGCTCGATCTGAACATGCCTGTCTACTTCTGCGACCCCCACTCCCCCTGGCAACGCGGCACCAACGAGAACACCAACCGGCTCCTGCGGTTCTGGCTCACCAAAGGCACAGACCTGTCCACCCACACCGCCGCCAGCCTCGACCAGATCGCCACCACCCTCAACCAACGACCCCGCCCTACACTCAACCTCAAAACCCCAGCCCAAGCACTGGCCGAACTACTCGTTGCTTAG
- a CDS encoding MFS transporter, whose product MLSYYLAATLARFADEMVAFTLVLLVLDRTDSPALAGLTGAAYALPAIVTGPLLGAWLDRTPHRRSALAVNQAALAAVMLALLAFVGHSASWVSPALAAIAGTTLPMVSGGFTSMLPSLFRPDQLARANSFEAVSFSAAAIAGPATAATVAAVVAVDAAVVVIVAAAALSIIAITRLPALPPVGASGEQFLSSVVGGLRHLARTPPLRASTVTTTLLMGFTGMLLIALPLHVASLGLPKSAAGYLWTAVELGSVTTALLLGRVQARWRPEYVVVVSVAAYGLVLGTWPYAASFGVLLLLAVAAGLVEGPTLPAMFAARQQYSPEPLQGRVSTTAASLRVGASALGQATAGLLIPLSGTQATLTTTAAGLLTAATAGLLIARRPSTPRGGFSTDVGGRGPVVEATPDGRCCVCR is encoded by the coding sequence GTGCTCAGCTACTACCTCGCGGCCACCCTCGCCCGGTTCGCCGACGAGATGGTCGCGTTCACCCTCGTCCTGCTGGTACTGGATCGTACGGACAGCCCCGCGCTCGCCGGCCTGACCGGCGCCGCGTACGCCCTGCCGGCGATCGTCACCGGCCCACTCCTCGGTGCCTGGCTCGATCGAACACCCCATCGACGCAGCGCGCTCGCGGTCAATCAGGCCGCCCTCGCGGCCGTCATGCTCGCGCTTCTCGCGTTCGTCGGCCACAGCGCGAGCTGGGTCTCCCCCGCCCTCGCCGCGATCGCCGGCACCACGCTGCCGATGGTCAGCGGCGGGTTCACCAGCATGCTGCCCAGCCTGTTCCGGCCGGATCAGCTGGCTCGCGCAAACTCGTTCGAGGCGGTCAGCTTCAGCGCGGCCGCGATCGCCGGACCAGCGACCGCAGCTACTGTCGCCGCGGTAGTCGCCGTCGACGCGGCAGTCGTGGTGATCGTGGCCGCCGCCGCACTGAGCATCATCGCCATCACCCGGTTACCAGCACTCCCACCGGTCGGCGCCAGCGGCGAGCAGTTCCTCAGCTCAGTCGTCGGCGGACTACGCCATCTCGCCCGTACGCCGCCGCTGCGAGCGTCAACAGTCACGACCACTCTGCTGATGGGCTTCACCGGCATGCTGCTGATCGCACTACCACTACACGTGGCGTCGCTCGGCCTTCCCAAGTCGGCCGCCGGCTACCTGTGGACAGCAGTAGAGCTCGGCAGCGTCACCACGGCACTACTACTCGGCCGTGTCCAAGCACGCTGGCGGCCTGAGTACGTCGTGGTGGTGTCCGTCGCGGCGTACGGTCTCGTACTAGGCACCTGGCCGTACGCGGCATCATTCGGAGTCCTACTACTGCTCGCTGTCGCCGCCGGACTCGTGGAAGGGCCTACTTTGCCGGCCATGTTCGCGGCGCGGCAGCAGTACAGCCCGGAGCCACTTCAGGGCCGGGTCAGCACAACCGCTGCCAGCCTCCGAGTCGGCGCCTCCGCCCTGGGCCAAGCCACCGCCGGCCTGCTGATCCCACTGTCCGGCACCCAGGCCACCCTCACCACCACCGCCGCCGGCCTGCTGACCGCAGCCACCGCCGGCCTCCTGATCGCCCGCCGCCCAAGCACCCCACGCGGCGGGTTCTCCACTGATGTTGGGGGGCGGGGTCCAGTGGTCGAAGCAACGCCTGATGGAAGGTGTTGTGTATGCCGATGA
- a CDS encoding ABATE domain-containing protein encodes MEIQSPDRLVRLAVDLVNTRTLDPEQLVSPGSLRAFLLEHGEPEPVEPDEDDLVAVRAVRERLRPVFHADGRVAAGVLNGLLAEYAVKPYLSDHDGAPWHLHVADPDASWGEWLAATTALGLATFAAGHGFEALGVCAAADCERVFANPAEHRPRRFCTPRCATRTRVTAHRARNP; translated from the coding sequence GTGGAAATTCAGTCGCCGGATCGGTTGGTGCGGCTTGCGGTGGATCTGGTGAACACCCGCACGCTCGATCCTGAGCAGCTGGTTTCACCGGGGTCGTTGCGGGCGTTCCTGCTCGAACACGGTGAGCCGGAGCCGGTCGAACCGGACGAGGACGACCTGGTCGCGGTGCGCGCGGTCCGGGAGCGGCTCCGCCCGGTGTTCCACGCGGACGGCAGGGTGGCGGCCGGCGTACTGAACGGGTTGCTGGCGGAGTACGCCGTGAAGCCGTACTTGTCGGATCACGATGGGGCGCCATGGCATCTGCATGTGGCTGATCCGGATGCGTCGTGGGGTGAATGGCTGGCCGCGACGACAGCGCTCGGGCTGGCGACGTTCGCGGCTGGTCACGGGTTCGAGGCGCTAGGGGTGTGCGCGGCGGCGGACTGCGAGCGAGTGTTCGCCAACCCGGCCGAACACCGCCCCCGCCGCTTCTGCACCCCCCGCTGCGCAACCCGAACCCGAGTAACAGCCCACCGAGCCCGCAACCCCTAA
- a CDS encoding extracellular solute-binding protein: MNRFAIRCAAGLSVPFLLAACSSAPSSGDAAGAGSGSGEQQVTITVGDRPTSSDPANRAQYDQKVADFQKANPDIKLNPVETLWDPTTFQAQAAGGQLPDVLNVPFTEPQGLIARKQVADLTKVLKDDGLMTQLNPNVLKIGQDQSGNVYAVPTAAYSVGLVYNRDLFTKAGLDPNKPPATWDELRAYAKQITQKTGQAGYAQMTTSNTGGWMFTTQSYAFGGSIENEDGSKASFDDAPSRAALQALHDMKWVDKSMGQAVLYDIDGISKAFAAGKIGMYMSAPDAYRTLVTTNGLKASAFGIGPMPQQSGDHGTLSGGSVQIVSPNATDAEKAAAIKWIKFAYLNKYVNQDAAVTAAKNGVAAKQPVGVPGLPVVAADQYSTYQDWIKPYVNVPLENFAPYTKVAADQKIIPEPPVKAQEVYAALDPVVQTVLGSEKADISALLTKAAGTVNAKLGR; encoded by the coding sequence ATGAACAGGTTTGCAATTCGTTGTGCTGCCGGGCTTTCCGTGCCGTTCCTGCTGGCGGCCTGCTCCAGCGCGCCGTCCTCGGGCGACGCCGCCGGAGCCGGTTCAGGGTCCGGCGAGCAACAGGTGACGATCACGGTGGGTGACCGTCCGACCAGCTCGGACCCGGCCAACCGGGCCCAGTACGACCAGAAGGTGGCCGACTTCCAGAAGGCCAACCCGGACATCAAGCTGAACCCGGTCGAGACGCTCTGGGACCCGACCACCTTCCAGGCCCAGGCCGCCGGCGGTCAGCTGCCGGACGTACTGAACGTGCCGTTCACCGAGCCGCAGGGCCTGATCGCCCGCAAGCAGGTCGCCGACCTGACCAAGGTGCTCAAGGACGACGGCCTGATGACCCAGCTGAACCCGAACGTGCTGAAGATCGGCCAGGACCAGTCCGGCAACGTGTACGCGGTCCCGACCGCCGCGTACTCGGTCGGCCTGGTCTACAACCGCGACCTGTTCACCAAGGCTGGGCTCGACCCGAACAAGCCGCCGGCCACCTGGGACGAGCTGCGCGCGTACGCGAAGCAGATCACCCAGAAGACCGGTCAGGCCGGGTACGCGCAGATGACCACCAGCAACACCGGCGGCTGGATGTTCACCACGCAGAGCTACGCGTTCGGTGGCTCGATCGAGAACGAGGACGGCAGCAAGGCGTCGTTCGACGACGCGCCGTCGCGGGCCGCGCTGCAGGCGCTGCACGACATGAAGTGGGTGGACAAGTCGATGGGCCAGGCGGTGCTCTACGACATCGACGGCATCTCCAAGGCGTTCGCGGCCGGCAAGATCGGCATGTACATGTCAGCGCCGGACGCGTACCGCACTCTGGTCACGACGAACGGTCTGAAGGCGTCGGCGTTCGGTATCGGCCCGATGCCGCAGCAGAGCGGTGACCACGGCACATTGAGCGGTGGCAGCGTCCAGATCGTCAGCCCGAACGCCACCGACGCCGAGAAGGCAGCAGCGATCAAGTGGATCAAGTTCGCGTACCTGAACAAGTACGTGAACCAGGACGCCGCTGTGACAGCTGCCAAGAACGGCGTGGCGGCGAAGCAGCCCGTTGGTGTACCGGGGCTTCCGGTGGTCGCGGCCGACCAGTACTCGACGTACCAGGACTGGATCAAGCCGTACGTGAACGTCCCGTTGGAGAACTTCGCGCCGTACACGAAGGTGGCCGCGGACCAGAAGATCATCCCTGAGCCGCCGGTGAAGGCTCAGGAGGTGTACGCGGCGCTCGACCCGGTCGTGCAGACCGTACTGGGCAGCGAGAAGGCGGACATCTCCGCGCTGCTGACCAAGGCCGCGGGCACCGTGAACGCCAAGCTCGGGCGCTGA
- a CDS encoding sugar ABC transporter permease: MLFALPVLLVFLVFSWGPIVKGLVMSLQQTNLIDPVKWVGLENFRYVLSDPAVGQASLNTLWFTLLALLFGFPVPLLLAMFLSELRGRSWLYSTLAYLPVITPPVVAILLWRFFYDPSPGGMFNSILGSVGLGPFLWLDSPSSAMPSIVLEATWAGAGNAVIIYLAALTSVRTDLYEAAELDGAGVVRRVWHVMLPHLRSVLLLMLLLQIIGTMQLFTEPLLFTGGGPQGATTTILLLIYNYAFVNGDYGAATALSVLLALALAVVSAVFQLATRGWSTE, encoded by the coding sequence GTGCTCTTCGCGCTGCCGGTACTACTGGTCTTCCTGGTGTTCTCGTGGGGCCCGATCGTCAAGGGCCTGGTGATGAGCCTGCAGCAGACCAATCTGATCGATCCGGTCAAGTGGGTCGGGCTGGAGAACTTCCGGTACGTGTTGAGCGACCCAGCCGTCGGGCAGGCGTCACTGAACACCCTCTGGTTCACCTTGCTGGCGCTGCTGTTCGGTTTCCCGGTGCCGTTGCTGCTGGCAATGTTCCTGTCCGAGCTACGTGGCCGGTCCTGGCTGTACTCCACACTGGCGTACTTGCCGGTCATCACCCCGCCGGTGGTTGCCATCCTGCTCTGGCGGTTCTTCTACGACCCGTCGCCGGGCGGCATGTTCAACAGCATCCTGGGCAGTGTCGGGCTCGGACCGTTCCTCTGGCTGGACAGTCCGTCATCAGCAATGCCGTCCATCGTGCTGGAAGCGACGTGGGCCGGTGCCGGCAACGCAGTGATCATCTACCTGGCCGCACTGACCTCCGTCCGTACTGACCTGTACGAGGCGGCTGAGCTGGACGGTGCAGGCGTAGTACGCCGCGTATGGCACGTGATGCTGCCGCACCTGCGCAGTGTCCTGCTGTTGATGCTGCTGCTCCAGATCATCGGCACCATGCAGCTGTTCACCGAGCCGTTGCTGTTCACCGGTGGTGGACCACAGGGAGCGACTACAACCATCTTGCTGCTCATTTACAACTACGCCTTCGTCAACGGCGACTACGGAGCTGCTACCGCGCTGAGTGTGCTGCTGGCCTTGGCGCTCGCGGTGGTGTCCGCCGTGTTCCAGTTGGCCACTCGTGGATGGAGTACGGAGTGA
- a CDS encoding carbohydrate ABC transporter permease, producing MSERSALSDADRKLTRIRVPFVIGQVLVLIGLLVAGLGPLLWLLKAAISPTQDSVRSPLAWFPSGEVQWGNLSTAWQQGHIGYYLGNTAIIAAGSALASLIVCTTAGYVLSVLRPRWGAVLSGAILATLFVPHIVSLVPLYLTVLKVPVVHANLTNTFWAVWLPPAASAFNVLIVKRFFDSIPREYFEAARIDGAGALRVFTSLVLPLSRPILGVVLLLSIISSWKDYLWPLLVLTNPDLQPVSVALPKIAKVTELNIQLAGLFLALLIPVLLFLVFQRAFLRGVGLSGGIKA from the coding sequence GTGAGCGAACGGAGTGCACTGTCGGACGCGGACCGGAAGCTCACCCGGATACGTGTGCCGTTCGTCATCGGGCAGGTCCTCGTACTGATCGGACTGCTCGTTGCCGGTCTCGGACCGCTGCTCTGGTTGCTCAAGGCAGCGATCTCCCCGACCCAGGACAGTGTGCGCTCGCCACTCGCGTGGTTCCCGTCCGGTGAAGTGCAGTGGGGAAACCTCAGTACTGCCTGGCAACAGGGCCACATCGGGTACTACCTGGGTAACACCGCCATCATCGCCGCCGGCTCCGCTCTGGCGTCGCTGATCGTGTGTACGACAGCCGGCTACGTACTGAGCGTGCTGCGCCCACGCTGGGGTGCAGTGTTGTCCGGCGCGATTCTGGCCACGCTGTTCGTACCCCACATCGTTTCACTCGTCCCGCTGTACCTGACCGTGCTGAAGGTGCCAGTAGTACATGCCAACCTGACCAACACGTTCTGGGCGGTCTGGCTGCCACCCGCGGCCAGTGCGTTCAACGTGCTGATCGTGAAACGCTTCTTCGACAGCATCCCGCGGGAGTACTTCGAAGCGGCCCGGATCGACGGCGCCGGTGCACTCCGGGTGTTCACCTCACTGGTACTCCCGCTGTCGCGGCCGATCCTCGGCGTGGTCCTGCTGCTCAGCATCATCTCCTCCTGGAAGGACTATCTGTGGCCTCTGCTGGTGCTGACGAATCCGGATCTGCAGCCGGTCTCGGTGGCGTTGCCCAAGATCGCCAAGGTGACGGAGCTCAACATCCAGTTGGCGGGCCTGTTCCTGGCCCTGCTCATCCCGGTGCTGCTGTTCCTGGTGTTCCAGCGAGCGTTTCTGCGCGGCGTCGGCCTGTCGGGAGGAATCAAAGCGTGA
- a CDS encoding NAD-dependent epimerase/dehydratase family protein: MKRVLVTGADGSIGRAAVVGLQAAGYEVTGLSLRYDHTSTADRPLVGDARSADDVGAALDGVDAVLHLAAIPHPSLGTPEEVFENNVAATFNVLAQAGQQGIGRAVIASSINAFGVPMNVNQVVPAYYPLDEEVHADISDAYSLSKSVDEQSARMAWRRWGTDVIALRFPLVKDHAELLKFAARAERDPSGMAREGWAYLDLRDGVRAIIAALESTVAGAHVVGLAADDILIDRQTDELLREYAPTVPLRRPVHGRDALVDTARAKELLGFTPRFSIHDDDQVVSAVTI, from the coding sequence GTGAAACGAGTTCTGGTCACCGGTGCGGACGGTTCGATCGGCCGGGCCGCGGTGGTCGGTCTGCAAGCCGCCGGGTACGAGGTGACCGGCCTGTCCCTGCGCTACGACCACACCAGTACGGCAGATCGCCCACTGGTAGGCGATGCGCGATCAGCCGACGACGTCGGCGCCGCACTGGACGGTGTGGACGCGGTACTGCACCTGGCCGCCATCCCGCACCCCAGTCTGGGTACGCCGGAGGAGGTGTTCGAGAACAACGTCGCGGCGACGTTCAACGTACTCGCACAGGCTGGACAGCAGGGCATCGGCCGCGCGGTGATCGCGAGCAGCATCAACGCGTTCGGCGTACCCATGAACGTCAACCAGGTCGTACCGGCGTACTACCCGCTGGACGAGGAGGTGCACGCGGACATCTCCGACGCGTACTCGTTGTCCAAGAGCGTCGACGAACAGAGTGCACGGATGGCTTGGCGGCGCTGGGGAACCGACGTGATCGCACTGCGCTTCCCACTGGTCAAGGACCATGCGGAGCTGCTCAAGTTCGCGGCCAGGGCGGAACGCGACCCGTCCGGGATGGCCCGCGAAGGCTGGGCGTACTTGGACCTGCGGGACGGCGTACGCGCGATCATCGCCGCACTGGAGTCAACGGTCGCCGGCGCGCATGTGGTCGGGCTGGCGGCCGACGACATCCTGATCGACCGGCAAACGGACGAGCTGCTACGGGAGTACGCGCCGACCGTCCCGCTACGGCGGCCCGTGCACGGCCGGGACGCACTGGTCGACACTGCACGGGCGAAAGAGCTGCTGGGCTTCACGCCGCGGTTCTCGATCCACGACGACGATCAGGTGGTCTCCGCGGTCACGATCTGA
- a CDS encoding LacI family DNA-binding transcriptional regulator, translating to MAKPVITLSDVAAAAGVSLSTASKALNGTDRISAATRQHVRTTADQLGFRHNALARSFARGRSQTIGVLTHRASNPFTRVVLATAATELGAKEQAILLYDARIDDHDVTESILQLRARRIDGVIVIGTGTSFPTPSLTSRFDVPVIYAFTYTENPDDVTITSDDDAIGRIAIQHLLSKGRRKIAHITAEPHDNAAVKRAASAKEMLAEAGLAWAAPVRFGRWREDWGAEAAAAVLAESPDVDAIFCGSDAIARGAERAVRAAGRDVPGDVSLIGVDNWEQLMHDQRTSRHLTTVDVGLEEIGRQVAAQLLEPDPKPGIQYVAPQIVTAETT from the coding sequence ATGGCCAAACCGGTGATCACGTTGTCCGATGTGGCCGCGGCGGCGGGGGTGTCGTTGTCGACGGCATCGAAGGCGCTGAACGGGACCGACCGGATCTCCGCCGCGACCCGGCAGCACGTCCGGACCACGGCGGACCAGCTCGGGTTCCGGCACAACGCGCTGGCCCGGTCGTTCGCCCGCGGCCGCAGCCAGACCATCGGCGTGCTCACGCACCGCGCGTCGAACCCGTTCACCCGCGTGGTGCTCGCCACCGCCGCCACCGAGCTCGGCGCCAAGGAGCAGGCGATCCTGCTGTACGACGCCCGGATCGACGACCACGACGTGACCGAGTCGATCCTGCAACTGCGGGCCCGCCGGATCGACGGCGTGATCGTGATCGGTACCGGCACGTCGTTCCCGACCCCGTCGCTGACCAGCCGCTTCGACGTACCGGTGATCTACGCGTTCACGTACACCGAGAACCCGGACGACGTCACGATCACCTCCGACGACGACGCGATCGGCCGGATCGCCATCCAGCACCTGCTGTCCAAGGGGCGCCGGAAAATCGCGCACATCACCGCGGAGCCGCACGACAACGCGGCGGTCAAGCGCGCGGCCAGCGCCAAGGAGATGCTGGCGGAGGCCGGGCTGGCGTGGGCCGCGCCGGTGCGGTTCGGCCGTTGGCGCGAGGACTGGGGCGCGGAGGCGGCCGCCGCCGTACTGGCCGAGTCGCCGGACGTGGACGCGATCTTCTGCGGGAGCGACGCGATCGCCCGCGGCGCCGAGCGTGCGGTACGAGCCGCCGGCCGCGACGTACCCGGCGATGTCTCGCTGATCGGCGTCGACAACTGGGAGCAGCTGATGCACGACCAGCGCACCTCCCGGCACCTGACCACGGTCGACGTCGGGCTCGAGGAGATCGGCCGGCAGGTGGCGGCCCAGCTCCTCGAACCCGACCCGAAGCCCGGCATCCAGTACGTCGCGCCTCAGATCGTGACCGCGGAGACCACCTGA